From one Passer domesticus isolate bPasDom1 chromosome 15, bPasDom1.hap1, whole genome shotgun sequence genomic stretch:
- the ANTKMT gene encoding adenine nucleotide translocase lysine N-methyltransferase isoform X1: MEPGWDAALEPGWEPGEPGEPSWARPGGALGGRGLLALAVASGAAVWATWAVLLMPGFRRVPLRLQVPYQPSSPRQVANTLALLRGRAGKTVDLGSGDGRLVLEAYKQGLRPALGYELNPWLLCLANYRAWKAGYHGKISFLKKDLWKVNLSDCHNVIVFLAPSVKPPLASKLLAELPDDARVVAGRYPFPSWSPSSTLGQGLDQVWAYDIKEVRREVQGSAQQSRL; encoded by the exons ATGGAGCCGGGCTGGGATGCGGcgctggagccgggctgggagccgggcGAGCCGGGCGAGCCGAGCTGGGCGCGGCCCGGGGGCGCGCTGGGCGGCCGGGGGCTGCTGGCGCTGGCCGTGGCTAGCGGGGCGGCCGTGTGGGCCACCTGGGCCGTGCTGCTGATGCCCGGCTTCCGCCGCGTCCCGCTGCGCCTGCAG GTGCCCTACCAGCCCTCCAGCCCCCGGCAGGTGGCCAACACCCTGGCGCTgctgcggggccgcgccggCAAGACCGTGGATCTGGGCTCCGGAGATGGACGGCTC GTGCTCGAGGCTTAcaagcaggggctgaggccagCCCTGGGCTATGAGCTCAAcccctggctgctgtgcctggccaACTACCGTGCCTGGAAGGCTGGGTACCACGGGAAGAtctccttcctgaagaaggatCTGTGGAAG GTGAATCTCTCAGACTGCCACAACGTGATCGTGTTCCTGGCCCCCAGCGTG aagcctcccttggccagcaagctcctggcagagctgcccgaCGACGCGCGGGTGGTGGCGGGACGCTaccccttccccagctggagccccagcagcaccctgggccagggcctggaCCAGGTCTGGGCCTACGACATCAAGGAGGTGCGGCGGGAGGTGCAGGGCAGCGCCCAGCAGAGCCGGCTCTGA
- the ANTKMT gene encoding adenine nucleotide translocase lysine N-methyltransferase isoform X2, which translates to MEPGWDAALEPGWEPGEPGEPSWARPGGALGGRGLLALAVASGAAVWATWAVLLMPGFRRVPLRLQVLEAYKQGLRPALGYELNPWLLCLANYRAWKAGYHGKISFLKKDLWKVNLSDCHNVIVFLAPSVKPPLASKLLAELPDDARVVAGRYPFPSWSPSSTLGQGLDQVWAYDIKEVRREVQGSAQQSRL; encoded by the exons ATGGAGCCGGGCTGGGATGCGGcgctggagccgggctgggagccgggcGAGCCGGGCGAGCCGAGCTGGGCGCGGCCCGGGGGCGCGCTGGGCGGCCGGGGGCTGCTGGCGCTGGCCGTGGCTAGCGGGGCGGCCGTGTGGGCCACCTGGGCCGTGCTGCTGATGCCCGGCTTCCGCCGCGTCCCGCTGCGCCTGCAG GTGCTCGAGGCTTAcaagcaggggctgaggccagCCCTGGGCTATGAGCTCAAcccctggctgctgtgcctggccaACTACCGTGCCTGGAAGGCTGGGTACCACGGGAAGAtctccttcctgaagaaggatCTGTGGAAG GTGAATCTCTCAGACTGCCACAACGTGATCGTGTTCCTGGCCCCCAGCGTG aagcctcccttggccagcaagctcctggcagagctgcccgaCGACGCGCGGGTGGTGGCGGGACGCTaccccttccccagctggagccccagcagcaccctgggccagggcctggaCCAGGTCTGGGCCTACGACATCAAGGAGGTGCGGCGGGAGGTGCAGGGCAGCGCCCAGCAGAGCCGGCTCTGA